Within Desulfatiglans sp., the genomic segment ATAATAAACCTTCGTTCCTTCGGGTGTGGAGATATTGATTTCATCATCCACCTCTTTTCCCAGCATTGCTTTGCCTAATGGTGAATCCATACTGAGTTTTCCCTCATCAATATTAAACTCGTCAGGCCCAACAATACGATATTCGACCTCTTCCCCCTCTTCATCTTCAAGGGTAACATAAGCGCCAAAATAGACCTTATCCTGATCGTCAGGAATAGTATCGACTATAGTAATATCGTCGAGACGTTTTGTTAAAAAACGAACCCTGCTGTCAATTTCGCGCAACCGTTTCTTGCCATAAATGTATTCGGCATTTTCGCTCCGGTCACCCTGTGCAGCAGCCTCCGCAACCCTTTCAGTCACAGATGGCCGTTCAACCTTCCACAGATACTGAAGCTCATCATTTAATTTTTGTGCACCTTCAGGGGTGATATACTTTGAACTTGGTGTTCCAGGAGGACGCCATCTACCCATTTTTTACCCCCACTACTTTAATACTATTTTTCTACTCATTCCCATTGTCTCCGTGGGAATACCATTCCTGACGCTCTGCGTCTTTCTACCACTCTTTACAAACATCAATCAACCGGTTATTTAGTTTTTTATATCAGCTTTCTGCGGATGGATTAATACAGAAAATGGCTTTTGGAGATATTCAAGCAAGAAGGATTACTCTAAAAATTAAAGGTTGATTGATGTTTATATAGGATGATAAAAAGAGATCAATCCTAGTGTTCCCAAGGGGACCATATGAACAAGTTAAAAAAATAAATATCAAACAATAACTTTTTTATCTAAAATCGATTTTTCAGGAACCTTTTATAAAGCCAGGGGTACTAATATTATAAAGAAGGTTATGGAGCCCTGATGAATGACAATACAATAATAAGGCTTATCCAGGATGGTAAGATCGATGCCTATGCAAGGCTCGTTCAAAAATACCATAAAAACCTCCTTTCATTTATATATAGGCTGGTTCGTGATCCGAACATAACTGAGGATATAGGTCAGGAGGTATTTCTTTCTGCCTATAAATCACTGGCCGGTTTCAATACCGAAAAAGGAACCCCATTTTCAGCCTGGCTCTTTGTTATTGCACGCAATAAATGTGTGAACTATCTCAGGGATCATAAAAATGTAAAAACCCTGCCTGTTGATGAACTGAAAACATTATCGCTCCATCACGATAATGCTGAAGAGGCGCTGATCAAGCAGGAGGATTTACAGATATTAACAACCTCACTCAGGCAATTGCCTGAACCATTCAGGTCAACGATTCTGAAAAGTTTAGAGGGGGCATCTATGGATCAAATAGCCTGTGAATTTGGAATACCCCTGTCTACTGTAAAGACACGTTTATTAAGGGCAAGGGCAAAAATTAAAAAGTTAATGAACATTTATGTCGGAGGTGTAGGTCATGAAAGAAAAATATGAACCATCAACAGACTTTGTCTTAAAGGTCATGAGGCGTGTTTATGAATACGAGGAGTCAAAGAATCCAATCATTCAATGGCTTTCTGCTCATTCATCAATACGATATGCAATGATGGGGATTGGCGCATTACTCGGCATATTCAAGACAATACCTGCTTTCTAAATTCAAATGAGGAGACTAAAACAAATGGAAGATGTTAACCATGCACCTGTTCTTGATCATGCAAAAATTGAAACAAAATCAAAATTAAGGGAGTATATCGAGGCAATTATTTGGGCCATATTTCTTTTTCTGATTATCAAGACATGTGTGGTGCAGTCATTTAAGATCCCATCCAGTTCAATGGAAGATACACTTCTGATAGGTGACCACCTGATGGTAAACAAGTTTCTATTTGGCATCAGGATACCTTTTACAGACCTGAGACTGCCTGCGATAAGAGAGCCTGAGCGTGGAGATGTAATAGTCTTTAAATATCCTATTGATACCTCCATGGACTTTATAAAACGGGTCATAGGCGTGCCCGGTGATGAGATCAAAATCATAGATAAAAAGGTCTATATAAACGGTTCTCTTTATAAGAACCCTCATGAGATACATAAGGACAACCAGGTTTTTCCGGCTGAAGCGGTTGCGAGGGATAATTACGGCCCGATTCGCGTGCCCGGGGACTCCTATTTTGTAATGGGCGATAACAGGGATAATTCCCATGACAGCCGCTTCTGGGGTTTTGTTCCCAGATCCAATCTTGTGGGTAAAGCAATTATAAAGTACTGGTCATTGGATAAAAACAAGTGGCATGTACGATGGGAGAGGATAGGAAGGGTTATCGAGTAGTCAGGAAATTTCCTGTCCAGTTTTTGCTCAGCAATATACATATTTTACCCGTAATTATATATTAAAATATCTTCTGAAGATTTTATATTGATGATAATTATTGTATTACCAATCACTTATTGTTAACTATCAACCCTGGCACAATAGTTGTTATATCATGTGCAGATAAATATCGTTAAGGCTGTCGCTATCCTCTTACCAAACCTGATCCCATGTAAAGCAGATCATTTAGGCCACCGCTGGTGATTTCCTGCCGCTAACAAAAAA encodes:
- the lepB gene encoding signal peptidase I; protein product: MEDVNHAPVLDHAKIETKSKLREYIEAIIWAIFLFLIIKTCVVQSFKIPSSSMEDTLLIGDHLMVNKFLFGIRIPFTDLRLPAIREPERGDVIVFKYPIDTSMDFIKRVIGVPGDEIKIIDKKVYINGSLYKNPHEIHKDNQVFPAEAVARDNYGPIRVPGDSYFVMGDNRDNSHDSRFWGFVPRSNLVGKAIIKYWSLDKNKWHVRWERIGRVIE
- a CDS encoding sigma-70 family RNA polymerase sigma factor, which codes for MNDNTIIRLIQDGKIDAYARLVQKYHKNLLSFIYRLVRDPNITEDIGQEVFLSAYKSLAGFNTEKGTPFSAWLFVIARNKCVNYLRDHKNVKTLPVDELKTLSLHHDNAEEALIKQEDLQILTTSLRQLPEPFRSTILKSLEGASMDQIACEFGIPLSTVKTRLLRARAKIKKLMNIYVGGVGHERKI
- the greB gene encoding transcription elongation factor GreB, which produces MGRWRPPGTPSSKYITPEGAQKLNDELQYLWKVERPSVTERVAEAAAQGDRSENAEYIYGKKRLREIDSRVRFLTKRLDDITIVDTIPDDQDKVYFGAYVTLEDEEGEEVEYRIVGPDEFNIDEGKLSMDSPLGKAMLGKEVDDEINISTPEGTKVYYISKIYYIL